In Dama dama isolate Ldn47 chromosome 9, ASM3311817v1, whole genome shotgun sequence, the following proteins share a genomic window:
- the DHPS gene encoding deoxyhypusine synthase, translating into MEGSREREVPAAALAAVLKHSSALPSESAQVRGYDFNRGVDYRALLEAFSTTGFQATNFGRAVQQVNAMIEKKLEPLSEDEDQHADLTQSRRPLTGCTIFLGYTSNLISSGIRETIRYLVQHNMVDVLVTTAGGVEEDFIKCLAPTYLGEFSLRGKELRENGINRIGNLLVPNDNYCKFEDWLMPILDQMVLEQNTEGVKWTPSKMIARLGKEINNPESVYYWAQKNHIPVLSPALTDGSLGDMIFFHSYKNPGLVLDIVEDLRLINTQAIFAKRTGMIILGGGMVKHHIANANLMRNGADYAVYINTAQEFDGSDSGARPDEAVSWGKIRMDAQPVKVYADASLVFPLLVAETFAQKVDAFTPEKNED; encoded by the exons ATGGAGGGTTCCCGGGAGAGGGAGGTGCCTGCGGCGGCGCTGGCCGCCGTGCTGAAGCACAGTTCGGCACTGCCGTCCGAGAGCGCGCAGGTCCGGGGCTACGACTTCAACCGCGGCGTGGACTATCGCGCGCTGCTAGAGGCGTTCAGCACCACTGGTTTCCAAGCCACCAACTTCGGGCGCGCGGTACAGCAAGTCAACGCCATG ATAGAGAAGAAACTCGAGCCGCTATCTGAGGATGAAGACCAACATGCAGACCTGACCCAGAGCCGACGCCCACTCACCGGCTGCACCATTTTCCTGGGCTACACGTCCAACCTCATCAGTTCAGGCATCCGTGAGACTATCCGTTACCTCGTGCAGCACAACATG GTGGACGTCTTGGTGACCACAGCTGGGGGTGTGGAGGAGGATTTCATCAAGTGCTTGGCGCCCACATACCTGGGCGAGTTCAGCCTCAGGGGGAAGGAGCTTCGTGAGAATGGGATCaacag GATTGGAAACCTGCTGGTGCCCAATGACAACTACTGCAAGTTTGAGGACTGGTTGATGCCCATTCTGGACCAGATGGTGCTGGAGCAGAACACAGAG GGTGTGAAGTGGACACCTTCCAAGATGATCGCCCGGCTTGGCAAGGAGATAAATAACCCAGAGTCCGTGTATTACTGGGCCCAGAAG AACCACATTCCCGTGTTGAGCCCGGCACTCACAGATGGCTCGCTGGGTGACATGATCTTCTTCCACTCCTATAAGAACCCAGGTCTGGTCTTGGACATTGTTGAGG ACCTCAGGCTCATCAACACACAGGCCATCTTTGCCAAGCGCACGGGGATGATCATCCTGGGTGGAGGCATGGTCAAGCACCACATCGCCAATGCCAACCTCATG CGGAATGGCGCTGACTATGCCGTCTACATCAACACTGCCCAGGAGTTTGATGGCTCTGACTCAGGCGCCCGGCCAGATGAAGCTGTCTCATGGGGCAAGATCCGGATGGATGCACAGCCTGTCAAG GTCTATGCTGATGCCTCCTTGGTCTTCCCGCTGCTTGTGGCTGAAACCTTTGCCCAGAAGGTAGATGCCTTCACGCCCGAGAAGAATGAGGACTGA